The Megachile rotundata isolate GNS110a chromosome 4, iyMegRotu1, whole genome shotgun sequence region AGAATTTATTGTCCGTCTGAGGTCTCCGTGTACAGAATTTCAATCAAGTTAAAACGACTTCCGATCGCACAGTTGGAAATTGCACTTTTGTCTACTTTGATCGAACGATCTGACGATATCAACTGTACCGGATCGCGCAAACATTCTTGTATCGTGTGCTCGAAAGATGTATTGCTTTATAGCAAACATTGCGCACTGTAACAGTCGCATTAGATATGTTTGTATTACACGATGGGGATGAAAGAATTTCCgatcttggaaatttttaataatagtttGTCTCGCGAACCACGTGCGGTATTCGTACGAATAGTGGATTGCAGACTATCGTCTGGCACGCGAGCAAACATGTTAATCATGTTTCCGGGTTGTTTCAATTCCCTGGGTACATGTGTATATCTACTTTTATCGAGTAATCGATAAGTTTTCTAGCGGCACGTGTCTTCTGTTGTGAAACGGTTGCCACGAGACGAGTCCCTTTAATTGAATAACCTTAACTTTCGATGTTCGATCATGTATTTATAACTGGGGCGGGTTGTCTTGTCAGAACGGGTAGACTCTCTGTCAGAGGATTCGCTGTTTCTCGAGTTTCAAAGTCAGCAACCTCGAGAAGGTAACGGTAGCAACGACCGATCGAATGTTAATCGAAGTTCATAGGCGTTGATTGCTCGACGCGTCATAATGTTCGCCAGTTCACACGTTCACGGAGATCGAAATTTTTGGACACGTCGGATGATAGGTTGGCCCGATTTCCACAGTAATTGGCTCGTTCCGTTGGTCGGACAACAGTTTGCCCTTATAGCGACGCGAAATTCGCTGGAATCCTTTGGATGGTCGCATATCTCGCGGAGAAAGTGTTGACCGTGGTTTTCATTAAACGCCTCCGCCCTGCTTTCGCGACGAGCTACCACAGTATCCTCGTGTTACGTTCGGCTAATCAAATTCGTTGGCTTGATAATAGTCGGGTGCTGAGGTAACGTTATCGTCCAGATTCGGTTATCCGCGACAAAGAAACGATTCATGCTAAATCGAACGGATCCGCTGCCGTTGACGCTGCTATTCGTTGCTGATCGACGTCAATTTTAAACTCGTTCGATTTTAATTAACGCTtccttaaataaattcatattgaTTGAACCTGTTAACGAGTAATATTTCACTCGTAAAGCGTTACCTAACAGTGAATAATTAAAGTATATTCGTGTTTAAGCGAAAAGTGTCGAGAACGTTTTACTCGCGTAAAATGGATTCGTaatggatttgaaattttgcgcCAGATATTATATTAAGCGGGAAATTTGAACGGCGGCTAACGTAATCCCGGTAATATCAAGGGATCAACGAGTTAGCAGGCAAATGAAAAATAAGATCGAATCAAGGTTAACCGAAGTTGCAGGCACCAGGTGGTTGGTTAGGATTACGTTTTAAAGCTTCTTGTAAAGAAGGAAGGAGAAGATTGCTCTCGTTACATCGATATTCAGAGTCTAGCGAGTACTTCCGTTTCGCGTTCGATAATTCAACGACTCGATGCCTCGTCACGTCTGCCCCTCGTCAAAGAATCGTTCTTCAACGACCGGAAATACAGATCAAAGTATCATGGCagcagataaaaaaaaagagaaagccGTATCGCGGATGAAAAATCACGAGTCGCGTTTCTTTCGAAAAACTTTTCTCTCCCCTGTTGTCCTAGTTTCTCCCGCGATTGATCGTCCGATATATAAACGTTTTCACTTGTTCCGTTTCGCAAAAACAATTATCGTTTTCTTCTTTCGGACAAAGCCAGCCATCTGCCAACCAATTAAGGCAGAAATCGACCTCTTGTTCGAACTTCATACACTCGTATCCACACTTACACTTTTACGTTCGTTTTAAATGCATATTGTGCGGTACAagtctactatacttatcgtTCTTAAAATCGCTCATCGTTCAACATTCTGACAAATAAAACTACCAAGAATATAAAGGACAGAAATGACAAATTCCCCGGGATTTAAGTCGAAGTTGCCCCATTAGCTCCACGTTGTAAGGCTAGATGGAGTTAATTTAGTTTCCAGAAGAAACTTGTGTGCAGTCAAATAAGAATAGGGCACGAAGAAGTTGCTCGTTTATCAAAGGTTGCTCACCAAATATGTACATGCGACCACGAAAGCTCATCTGTAATTCAGCATGGTAGATATACCAACAATGACAGAACGTGTAATTCAACCCTTTCATACGTTCGGATACATAGCGGTGACGCACGCGTGTCCCAGCCAGCGGAAGCTTCCTTACCGGAAGCAGAGTATTCTGAATATTCATTTGACCGGTTCGATTGGTTGCTACGGTATCTCGGtgaaagttaataaatttcgttTCGGGGCTGAATCATTCGTTTGTCCCTGAACTTGGTCGGATTCTTTTGTTACCGCGAAAATTTCACCGATTTATTATACGGGGGTGAGTAATGCCTTAGCTATAGTAGATCCTGAAGAGATTAACGCCTTTTTATGAATCATTATCTCGTTCGTTTTGAACCGATTCAAAAATCAGTCTTTCTACGATCATTCTTCTCATGTCAACTATTTATTTTGGTTTCAGAGAGGAAGTCCAGGAGCACACGGTTAGGTGGAACGCCAAATTTGAGTTTTTATGCAAAATGAGTGCCAACGCGTCCACTGGTGTTCTCGAACCCTGTATTTTGAGGATATCCGTCAGAAAGGTGATTCGATCGAAAAATTCATCTCTATTTTATGACCCGTTTGACTCTGTCATTATTCCGTTCTATGACAAGTTTGAAAGATTCAAGTGGTACCCTTGTCTCTCATATATTCCGTGCGTCGTCGACTTTTCGGATCGATCTTTGATATCTATAGCAAAGCATAGCACACTCGGATGCAACGTAGACTTTTTTCGGATAAGAGCGAACATGTAAACtcgaatatttccaaatttgtatacTCACATCGTCATATCTGTAATCGTTCATCGCCTCTATACCTAAAATGAGATATCCTAAAATATAAGCTTGAATAAAAATGTCACTAAGAGGTCTTAAGTAATTTTCAGAGTCGGAAGGGTTAATTATGTGTCGTCTTATACATCGTTTGCTAATTGTCGGTGAATTTTGCAGGAATTGAAGGGAGGCAGGTCCTTCCAGAAGCTCGGCTTCACCGACCTGAACCTCGCCGAATTCGCAGGAGCTGGACTCTGTAGAACGAGGTGCCTTCTGGAAGGTTACGACGCGAGGCATCGACAAGACAACTCCATGTTGCGGGTTGCCATCAAAATGAACATGCTCTCCGGAGATATTCTATTCAAAGTGTAAGTTCAACTGGTGCAACTCTCGCTTATCAGGATTGTGTATAACTGATCTATATTTCAGACCTTCTCCGTCGTTGAAGCAAACGCAACTCGCGGTGCCGGGTGTGCCAGGTGTTCCCGGTGTGACCGCGGACGAAGCAAGTGCATCCGAAAGATGTACCAACCGAGAAGACTATGTTTCTAGTGGCTCGTTAGCCGGAAGCATAGCTAGCGCTAGTAGCGGTTTCGGCAGTCTTCCTAAAAAGAGGCCTGCTCTCTTTTCCTCGGGTAATACTCGAATCACGTTTCCGCTTCTGCCACTAAACTTATGCTAACATTGTATACAGCGCTGTCGAGAGACTTCTAAAATTtccgagttctcaaatttcctgttcccagattatcaaatttccagacATCCGAgtatttaaatttccagatccttggatccttaaatctccaaactttgaATCTCCGCATCCCCCGATTTCCTGTAacctaaattgacaaattctcaGGCTTGAAATTTTGCGCATCTGAACGCCTCTTTCCTACGTACCGTTGGCCATAGACACTTAATCTCTCCGTCATCGATCTACAGGaataatgtttatttttcaGAGCTCCTCAGCGGGGCAGAGTCGTACGACCCGATGACCGTTAGCGAGATCATACCATCGGCTCTTCCAGTGGAAACTTTAGCTGAAGCGCACACAGAATCGGGCCACTCCCGAAACAGTAGTAACACCAGCCAGCTAAGCAAAGGCTCGGGCTACGGGTCCTTGAATTCGCACAGTCAGCACAGTAGACAGAGCAGTAGTGGTGACAGTGGCCATATTAGGTAAGGCCACCTGGCCAGCCGGGGTACAAAGtggaaaggaaaaaaaaaacaatagtaAAACTCTTCCCTCGACGAACGAACGCGAAAGATATATGACTGCAAGCTCCGAGTCGAACAAGAAATTAAACAGAGCAGAGTCAGTCTTTTCGTCGTTGATGATAGACAGTTCGACCACTTGATGCGCGATGGATCTGGGTTAATTCTGGCTTCACCAGAAGATACCCGGGATCAACTAACGTCATTGAAGTATCTAATTTTGTATCGTTAACGCAAAGAAACGTTGCTTAATGTAATGTTGCATACTCTACTATATTGACCGGTGTATACAGGATATTCTGTTTTCTAATGGGGTCAGAATTAACCAGGATGCGCCGAAGGATGGTTAATAAGGGTCTAAAAACCGTGCTGATTATACGTCCAGAGTTCTCTTCTCGATTCTTTCTATAACAAAAAACCACGGTTCGACTACTTTCGCGCCTCATTGATTGCTTTGTTACTTATTTCTTTCCGAGTACGATAGCAGCTGAAgatctctctttttttttctttttaatatcttcaacTTTCTTACATAGATTGTAAGCTAACATGGTTATTGGACATGGGATTAAGGAGGATTTTGTGACAGGAATACAGTTGCTTGTACGAGTCGTTCTATGAAAAAAGACGCGGCAAATAATCGTTGTAACACACTCGCCTAACAATCTTTCTCGACTCGCGTATACATTGCACGGTGAGCAATTAACAATTAGCAAATTTGAACGCGATCGCGCTTGTTAATCTCGCTTCTCGAACTCTATGCTTGTCTCTATCTCGACTGATCTTACATGAGGAACGTTTCTAATCTTCGCTGTCGGTTTACTCTCAGGACAATCTTCGACGCCTGCCATTTAACAAAGGTACACGAACCACGCACACTAATTTTTTTCTCTATGCTGCCGAACTTAAACGATTATACGCAAACAGGTGTATTAAGAATGAAATGGTGTCAAGGAAAATCGACGGACGGAAACATCCCTTAGTTTTTAGCTCTTTTTttactcaattttttttttgattTATCAATCAGAGACTCTGGATTCTATACCCACGTTTCTGTTTTGTCGTTAAGTTGTTGCGTATCACTCGATCGATTTCGAAGTATACAATGTTCGAcagaatttcatgacataaaagtatcgtgaAATAGTACTTGCTACGTATTAGCTTGAAACTGAAAATTCAACGAATTTGACTACGTGAaaagattattaatattttgagtaTAAAGTGGCTGGTACTTCGTTAGAGTAAACAGTGTATCATTTAATCGATACCAATTTCTAAATGGTTACATTCTCAAAATGATATAAACGTAATTGTAGTAGAATAAATAACAAATCTGGTACAGtttcgaaatataaattattggaAACTAGATATTCGCtaataaaggaaaaagttgtaaaTTGGTGAATGTATTTGTTTCAGTTAAtcgttttatattaaaattatccaTCAAACGTTTTTATGCTCATTTAAGCTTCAGATTGATATAAGTGTTAATTTGCGTCAGTTCCACGTTATGAAATCGTGTCAGACCATCTACGTTTCGAAATCGATCGTTGCTggcaatcagccattttgtattaagagtATCGATCAAACTTTAACCTAGTAATTTTCATCGATCTTGAAGCTTCGAATTGATATCACTATTTACTTTCGTGTAATTGAgcatttgatatgcaacaacctGATGGCTGGTATACGGTACTACTCCTTTTATCTTCTGTCTTTATGTATTATTCAGttgattattatttttgcatgcTTGAACATTTGTGTTGTGATCTTTATAGGTCACCCTCCTGGCCGGTATGGGCTCCACGTATCCCAAATGTCTCCCAAAACCCTACGAGCCAACAGCCCAACAGACCCGAGACGTCTCTCGATTCCGATTCCCCGTCCTCGTCTTCCTTCATGTTGTTAGACCCACGAAATCGGTTCTGGTCCATGTCCAGTCCCCTATCGTCTCGCGACGGGAAGCTGAGTAGACAGGGTAGCACCAGGACAAGTGTCTCGGCCGTTTCTGCGAACGAACGAAACGAAACTGGTAGATTGAAAAACGGTGTCGTTTCGAACGAGACCAACAACGAGGATCAAGTCGGCGTGTTCAGGGTACCTAGATCGCAGAACGTGCCGCGACACTCGCGCAAGAATTACGAGAGAAACAGCTTCGATTCGCGAAACGAATACAACACGTCGAAAGACAGAAACGAACAAGAGAATAGCGACACGGCGGTACCGGTCGCAAAACCGAGAATCGGTCAGCCAGGTTGGAGAAGTATTTCGAAAACCTGCGACTGCATCGAGAAGGGTAAAATGAGTCCGGTTTTGCGATTGGCGGACCAGGCCCGAGCCGTATCCTCCCCAGATCCTCTTCATAGGCCCGATAACCCCAGAGCCTCGCTACGTTCCGCGACGACCACTCAAACCCTCAGGTAGGTTTCATTCATCAACGAGTTTTCTCTTTTGCgagttttatttttttctgttaAACCCCCTGCGTTGTTGTTACATTTATAATCGCCTTGAACACGATTGTTTAATTCTTTAACAATGCAGCTGGACCACGTGATCCAGATATGTCTAGAATATAGGCTGCAGTtaagataaaatttttattattgctatAATACCCTCTGTTTCAGGGTCAAGATGTTTTTcatatttcttgaaaactaaTCTCTATAATTATTAAGCCTGGATTGTGCAAGAAAAATAGGAATCAAATGACTGATTGTCTAACATCAAAGGTTTGATATGAttcgatgacataaaaatattataacatggCACTTATTGTAATTTGAAGCTTAAGGTTTCAAAGAAATGCCCACCTAAATTCGtcgatattttttatacaaattgagTCATTGTACAACTTACTGTTAACATTGTCCGTCGAAATATTTCTGTAGTAATGTTAATTGGACCTTAATCTTCAGACGTACATACTTCGAGTGCTATTTTGAGATtcttttatgtcataaaatgATGTCAGTCTTTGAAATTTCCATGCAACAATCTCAATAGATTAGAAATGAATTCACTTTTCTcccaataattttgtttaaaaagctCAACGCAAGGGGTTAGACCCTCGATTTCCCTGATTTAGGTAATTTTGTACGTTCGATTACCCTTTATTTAACGCGTCAACTGTTGTTGCTCCGACTACCTTGAAACGAACAACTATCAACACGTTAATTCGTTCTTCTCGAGTCACGAACACCTTTTCGAACAGGAACGTTAACAggattttgtattatatttttgacgATACAATTAACGAATCGTTTGCTTCTAATTCAACGCGAATTTCGTTTCTTTCCCGCTTGTTTTGTGTACTGTATCGGATTAACATTCCTCGGTGCTCGAAACGAGACAATTAACAATCACGGACACTCGCCACGCGTCGATATTGTCTAACGCTTAACAAACACAATAGACACACACGCATACACGTTCGCAGCGAGATGAGCTTCCGCTTTGCTTTATTAACACGTTCTGTGCCCTGTGAGTGGGTCATTGGTGCTGTGATGTAACAACGTTCATCAAGAGCacaattttgattaattaagAGAAAATGTTGTAGGATTCAACAGCGTCATAGTACGAAGGGAAACCCTCGATAATTCACAACTTTTAAATATAGGCACTGTCTAATTCAATTTACAGTCTAACGATAATTTAATCTCTACAATACACCGAAAAGATGAttaccataaattttattatcacgAATTCTAGATGAATCATTAGCAATGATCGTTAACATCGaatggcacggaacgtgttaatgaCTAACCGTTCATAATATCCGCTAAATTTAGCGATTCGTGATCGTCGACGAGAAAGCGTACTTCGTAAAAATCATGTAAATAACATTGCTTGGCAGTTGAGTGTGATCTAAATAGTATCAGCGTATCTTTTCTCGAATGCAGCATCTATTCGTTTCAACGCCTTCTTTTGCAACGATGAAAGTCGCGTCGATCGCAAATGTCGGTTAACTTTGTCAAATAATAAGCTGATTTTTAAACGTAACATTCATACACGGTGCAACTGTATTTAAAACACAACAAATATGCTGGAACAAGGATGTGTTTCGTTATATGTGTAAAGATGATATTTAGATAATTACGTACCTAACACTCTAAGCGTTGCAATCTAAGTACTTTGGAACCTACGGACTACAAGTTCGAGACACCTAGGTGGTTAGATTACAATCGGGTAACCGACTATCTAGATGTTAGGTATCTAGTTATCTATGTTACAGATATGTGGGTATATACCTAGGTGTTTGGGTACTAAATATCAACTTCGTGTGTGTTGTTTGTCCTCCTATGTTGAGTTAAGCGAGAAGGTCAATCTCCTATTGTCATCCAGTCGAACAGCGTGAATATAATTTATTCGTTGTCTTTCATGTACAAATTATGCAGCGTTAAAAAGCTGCTAACGCGGCGTATTGATAAATTTTTCTGGTATTTTAAAGCAGTTATTCAAGAGTTTCCTGCAAGGTTACGTAATAATTAGAAAAGCCGACAAGAGATGAATAGAAGCGAAAAAAAATACCGATTTTATGGAAATCTTAGGTGTCACGATACTTAAATAGTGCTCGGTACTGAATATTTACGTAATACTCGTTTGTCAAAAGATATTCAGCAAcaaaaggaaatattaaaataaaaaaaaatgtctgtGCACTTCGCTTCGCTCTCTCTTTCGAAACGTTAAACGTTTAACCGTGTACGAAGTAGGTGCCATTAGAAATTTTCGTAATAGCAAGGAGCCCGGGGCAAAAAGTTCGTTCAAAGAACTTTCCAATTCATTTTGCCGTGGAAAGTTCACAATTTTTCGCGGTGTATTACAAGCTTCGCTGAAACAATCCGTAAATTTCAATCGACCCGAACACTCGAGGCTCGCCGACGCGTGCAAATATAATTAAAGCGTCGTAGAAAAGTTTGCGGTTTTGCAGAATAAATATTTGCTTCGAAACGTTAACGAAACACATCCGAGAAACGGGTCAGCGtcgaagaaagagagaaaaaaagaagaatgcaTAGGAAGCGATGAAATTTTTCGGGGAGGGAAAAGAACGAAAGGAGGGTAAAATAAAAAGACGTAGGAAAAAGAGAAGAGGTGTAGCTTTGCTTCCAGTTTGGATGGCTTTGTGAATCCTTGCAGGGGTATTGGCGGAGGTCACCGGAAGTTGCTGGACGGGGCGGGTGGCAAGCTGGCTACGGTCGCCACCAGCCCAGCGGACTCTGAGGAGTCCTCCTTAGGGGTACCGGAAGTCGTTCCACCGAGCTCCCAGCACCGAAACAGCATAACCCCACCGTCAGTCCATGCTTTCGTCTTAAATCTCTTCTTCCTATTTGTCTCGTCTCTGTTTTCTTTCGCTTTATCATTCCACGACCACACGTAAATACATACACCGTGTTACAACGAAAATATCTTTTCATGATCGGTgcctcaaatattaaaaatccccGAAGTGCcacaaatatttccaaattacgaaGCAtcgaaatttctgaatctttatAGAATTCAAATTCTTGAAAGTCTAATTTATGCAAAACCCAAAGAATCCTGTTTcaggattcctaaatttccactgtccaaatcttgaaatttcaacaTTCAAGAACGCCGTTGTAGCGACGACGTAGCGATTTGCAGGCTCATTTGCATCAAACAACCtaatttaaatgataaaatattgcaCGAGTAATCGGCGAGTGGCTGGCAGtggaaaattaatttccttCCGATGGAAAGTTCTTATCTTCTTTGTAACACGATGTACACACACGAAAACGTGGATCGTAATTAGCGAACACGGTTATCCATGTTGACACCTTACAAATCCAAAGAACTTTCACGGGTTCCAGGAATAATTAAGTTCGAAAATCGGTTGTTTGTTTCGAGAGCGGTTTCATCGACGAAGAAAGACACAGGAGATTGCTCTCGAAGCAAATAAGGCTTCTACGAACTCGTTTCATCGAGTCTGCGCTCGAAATTGGTACTTTTCCATTATCTCGACCCAAATTAACCCTTTCATGATAAAATGAATCTGTACGATGTATTCGTGGTCGGTGAAACGTTTGTACGTGCACGAGCAAGGTGCATTACAGGTACAGTCATAATTATTATGTAAATGCAAATGTATCTTTTCCGGGTATCG contains the following coding sequences:
- the LOC100874836 gene encoding uncharacterized protein LOC100874836 isoform X4, whose amino-acid sequence is MAFMMKKKKYKFSVEVDLEELTAVPFVNAVLFAKLRLLDGGSFVDHSTREEVQEHTVRWNAKFEFLCKMSANASTGVLEPCILRISVRKELKGGRSFQKLGFTDLNLAEFAGAGLCRTRCLLEGYDARHRQDNSMLRVAIKMNMLSGDILFKVPSPSLKQTQLAVPGVPGVPGVTADEASASERCTNREDYVSSGSLAGSIASASSGFGSLPKKRPALFSSELLSGAESYDPMTVSEIIPSALPVETLAEAHTESGHSRNSSNTSQLSKGSGYGSLNSHSQHSRQSSSGDSGHIRSPSWPVWAPRIPNVSQNPTSQQPNRPETSLDSDSPSSSSFMLLDPRNRFWSMSSPLSSRDGKLSRQGSTRTSVSAVSANERNETGRLKNGVVSNETNNEDQVGVFRVPRSQNVPRHSRKNYERNSFDSRNEYNTSKDRNEQENSDTAVPVAKPRIGQPGWRSISKTCDCIEKGKMSPVLRLADQARAVSSPDPLHRPDNPRASLRSATTTQTLRGIGGGHRKLLDGAGGKLATVATSPADSEESSLGVPEVVPPSSQHRNSITPPNPSGGSGLSETGSLDRAKAALERRKKAEDGTGNSILCRVEVTRPNPDSLIDELLKATNLEQTDLESSETTGLQLFIAKDGTTALGSHEVKSQMPAGVFKQVVMEENNR
- the LOC100874836 gene encoding uncharacterized protein LOC100874836 isoform X1, with product MAFMMKKKKYKFSVEVDLEELTAVPFVNAVLFAKLRLLDGGSFVDHSTREEVQEHTVRWNAKFEFLCKMSANASTGVLEPCILRISVRKELKGGRSFQKLGFTDLNLAEFAGAGLCRTRCLLEGYDARHRQDNSMLRVAIKMNMLSGDILFKVPSPSLKQTQLAVPGVPGVPGVTADEASASERCTNREDYVSSGSLAGSIASASSGFGSLPKKRPALFSSELLSGAESYDPMTVSEIIPSALPVETLAEAHTESGHSRNSSNTSQLSKGSGYGSLNSHSQHSRQSSSGDSGHIRSPSWPVWAPRIPNVSQNPTSQQPNRPETSLDSDSPSSSSFMLLDPRNRFWSMSSPLSSRDGKLSRQGSTRTSVSAVSANERNETGRLKNGVVSNETNNEDQVGVFRVPRSQNVPRHSRKNYERNSFDSRNEYNTSKDRNEQENSDTAVPVAKPRIGQPGWRSISKTCDCIEKGKMSPVLRLADQARAVSSPDPLHRPDNPRASLRSATTTQTLRNPSGGSGLSETGSLDRAKAALERRKKAEDGTGNSILCRVEVTRPNPDSLIDELLKATNLEQTDLESSETTGLQLFIAKDGTTALGSHEVKSQMPAGVFKQVVMEENNR
- the LOC100874836 gene encoding early estrogen-induced gene 1 protein isoform X3, yielding MAFMMKKKKYKFSVEVDLEELTAVPFVNAVLFAKLRLLDGGSFVDHSTREEVQEHTVRWNAKFEFLCKMSANASTGVLEPCILRISVRKELKGGRSFQKLGFTDLNLAEFAGAGLCRTRCLLEGYDARHRQDNSMLRVAIKMNMLSGDILFKVPSPSLKQTQLAVPGVPGVPGVTADEASASERCTNREDYVSSGSLAGSIASASSGFGSLPKKRPALFSSELLSGAESYDPMTVSEIIPSALPVETLAEAHTESGHSRNSSNTSQLSKGSGYGSLNSHSQHSRQSSSGDSGHIRGIGGGHRKLLDGAGGKLATVATSPADSEESSLGVPEVVPPSSQHRNSITPPNPSGGSGLSETGSLDRAKAALERRKKAEDGTGNSILCRVEVTRPNPDSLIDELLKATNLEQTDLESSETTGLQLFIAKDGTTALGSHEVKSQMPAGVFKQVVMEENNR
- the LOC100874836 gene encoding uncharacterized protein LOC100874836 isoform X2, which codes for MSANASTGVLEPCILRISVRKELKGGRSFQKLGFTDLNLAEFAGAGLCRTRCLLEGYDARHRQDNSMLRVAIKMNMLSGDILFKVPSPSLKQTQLAVPGVPGVPGVTADEASASERCTNREDYVSSGSLAGSIASASSGFGSLPKKRPALFSSELLSGAESYDPMTVSEIIPSALPVETLAEAHTESGHSRNSSNTSQLSKGSGYGSLNSHSQHSRQSSSGDSGHIRSPSWPVWAPRIPNVSQNPTSQQPNRPETSLDSDSPSSSSFMLLDPRNRFWSMSSPLSSRDGKLSRQGSTRTSVSAVSANERNETGRLKNGVVSNETNNEDQVGVFRVPRSQNVPRHSRKNYERNSFDSRNEYNTSKDRNEQENSDTAVPVAKPRIGQPGWRSISKTCDCIEKGKMSPVLRLADQARAVSSPDPLHRPDNPRASLRSATTTQTLRNPSGGSGLSETGSLDRAKAALERRKKAEDGTGNSILCRVEVTRPNPDSLIDELLKATNLEQTDLESSETTGLQLFIAKDGTTALGSHEVKSQMPAGVFKQVVMEENNR